The Bdellovibrio sp. ZAP7 DNA segment ACGTTGTTGAATAAGAAATTAATAGCTGATCTTTCTGAAATTGCAGACGTCCAGGTCGAAGAAAATTTAAGTCTGGTGTCGTTGATTGGAAATAATATCAATCACACTTCGGGCCTGGGTAAAGACATCTTTGATACGATTTCTGATATCAACGTACGTATGATTTGCCTTGGAGCAAGTAAGCACAACTTCTGCTTTTTGGTGAACGAAGAACAGGGAACAGAAACGATCCAACGCCTACATAAAAAGTTTGTGGAGCTTGCATGATCAAAGAAGATTTCTACCAGCTTTTATCCTCTAGAAAATCCATTCGAAAATTCAAACCCGATGCAGTTCCTAAGGAAGTTTTAGATCGTCTTCTAGCGGCGGCCATGGAGGCCCCATCGGGAAAAAATCGTCAGAACTGGCGTTTTTTTGTCGTTACTGGAAAAAAGCGTGATGAATACATACAGTATTCTCAAAAATCCTGGCTAGGAATCAAAGATGTTCTTCAGCAACGTTTGAAACCGTCTTTATATGCGTTCACCGAACGTTTCTTTTTTACCTTAGGGGACGCTCCAGTTTTGGTTTTCGCTTATTCTCATAATGATTCAGAAGAACGTTATCACACAAGTATCGGTTCCGTTTATATGGCTGTGGAAAATTTGAATCTTGCCTGCCTAGTGGAAGGACTAGGCTGTTGCACGATGGGAGCACCACTAGAAATAAAAGAAGAAGTGGATAAGTTTCTGGGTGTGGATAAACTTCCGGAATACCAACGAGGCGAGCTGGAACTTCTTTGTGGAGTCGTAATTGGATACCCTGATCACAATCCTCCCAAGGCTCCTCGACAAACCGAAGGCCGAGTTTTCTGGTTGAGTTAAGGCAGTATTGTCAGGATACCTAAACTAAAATGGGTACATAAAGTAGAATTGTTTACAGAAAACCGCTCCTTCCTCCGATGAATTTACAATTGTTAAATCGGGGGAATGTTGTGAAGAGTTTCAGTCTGTATGCAAAAGTTTGGTCAGTCGTGGGTGTGTTGATTGCCGGAAGCGCTGTCATCGCCTTTATCGGGATCACTAAGCTTGAGTCATTTGATCGTGAGGTCGATGACATTGTCAGTGAGACTGCCGTCAAAGTTGAAATTGCAAACGAGCTTCGTGCTTCTTTGTACAAACAACTTTATTTACAACAGACCTATATTCTAGCGAATACCCCAGCGGAAATGTCCGAAATCTCCTCTGAAATCAAAAAGACTGAAGAAGAGTTGGTTCAAGAAATTTCAGCTTACAGAGAATATCATCTAACTGAAGATGCGCAGACTTTGAAATTATTTGAAGAGACCTATAAAACCTGGTTGCAGCTTTCCCAAGAAGTTCGCGAACACGCGGCAGCCAGTAACGATGCGAAAGCCGTAGAGCTGTTTCAAGGCAAGGGTCATAAAATCAGAGATGAAATTTTGGACTATTCGGATAAGCTGGCGCAGTTTAACCGCGTAAAAATGAGTAAAGCCGCAGATACGGTTCGTGCAGATTACAACATATCGCACTCTCTGATCGTGATGGTGAGCTCTTTAGTCGGAGCTTTAAGTATTCTTATTTCCGTTCTGGTTTTAACTCGTTTGAAAAAATCTATCAGTCTGTTGATTTCAAATCTTTCAGATAATTCGCGTAACGTCGCCCTGGCATCTCATCAGATTGCATCGTCTTCAGAAGAGTTAGCCCAGGCGGCTAGCGAGCAAGCCAATTCATTAGAGGAGGCCGTTGGCACTCTTGAAAAAGTGAATGAAATGCTCGGCTCGACTTTAAAAAATACACATGAGGCAGCGGCGTTAGCTGAGGGCACTTGTCGGGCGGCTTTGTCAGGAGAAAATGAAATCCGCGAGCTGAGCATGTCTATTCGTGAAATTTCAGAAGACTCGGTTAAGATCACAGAAATTACTCATGTGATAGACGACATCGCTTTTCAAATTAATGTTCTTGCCCTGAACGCAGCGGTCGAAGCTGCACGCGCTGGTGAGCAGGGCAAAGGTTTCGCTGTGGTTGCCGAAGCTGTTCGAGAGCTTGCGCAAAAAAGTGCCTCGGCTGCCAGTGATATTTCGGCTTTGATCAAAGGAAGCAACGATAAGATCTCTGAGAAATCCCAGCAAGTTGATCAAAGTGTTTTGGCTCTGAAAAACATTGTCGAGTCTGCGAAAAAAGTGGCGACTCTCAATTCTGAGATCGCAGGAACTTTCGACAGCCAGTCAGAGGGTCTAAGCCAAGTGAATAAAGCGATGCTGCAAATCGATCAAGCGACACAGATGAACGCCGCAACATCTGAAGAGGCGGCGGCGGCGGCCGAAGAATTAGCCAATCAGTCGGACTCGATGAATGATACGATTCTTTCATTAGAGGTGACTATAAATGGGTTCGTAAAACGGGCGGAAGAGTCGCATTCCTTGGGGGCGACTCCCCAAATGTTATTCAGATCGAATAGGTTGGCTTTGAAGGCATAAACCTATGAAATAACGACATTTTTTAAAAACAAAAAGTACCTTTTTGGGCGCATTTTTGATATACCGCATCCCTTATGAATCCACTTCACGCCCTTAAGACGAATCCGTTTGTCCTTGCGCCTATGGCCGGGATCACAGATCACGCATTTCGTACATTCATGAAAAAGCTCGACGCCAGTGTTGTCGTTACTGAGCTTGTGAGTGCGTCGGGCATTGAATATAAATCTGAAAAGACATTGAAGCTGATGAGCTTTGACGAAACTCAAAGACCCATCGGCGTGCAACTTTTTGGTGAAGACCCGGA contains these protein-coding regions:
- a CDS encoding methyl-accepting chemotaxis protein, which codes for MKSFSLYAKVWSVVGVLIAGSAVIAFIGITKLESFDREVDDIVSETAVKVEIANELRASLYKQLYLQQTYILANTPAEMSEISSEIKKTEEELVQEISAYREYHLTEDAQTLKLFEETYKTWLQLSQEVREHAAASNDAKAVELFQGKGHKIRDEILDYSDKLAQFNRVKMSKAADTVRADYNISHSLIVMVSSLVGALSILISVLVLTRLKKSISLLISNLSDNSRNVALASHQIASSSEELAQAASEQANSLEEAVGTLEKVNEMLGSTLKNTHEAAALAEGTCRAALSGENEIRELSMSIREISEDSVKITEITHVIDDIAFQINVLALNAAVEAARAGEQGKGFAVVAEAVRELAQKSASAASDISALIKGSNDKISEKSQQVDQSVLALKNIVESAKKVATLNSEIAGTFDSQSEGLSQVNKAMLQIDQATQMNAATSEEAAAAAEELANQSDSMNDTILSLEVTINGFVKRAEESHSLGATPQMLFRSNRLALKA
- a CDS encoding nitroreductase family protein, translating into MIKEDFYQLLSSRKSIRKFKPDAVPKEVLDRLLAAAMEAPSGKNRQNWRFFVVTGKKRDEYIQYSQKSWLGIKDVLQQRLKPSLYAFTERFFFTLGDAPVLVFAYSHNDSEERYHTSIGSVYMAVENLNLACLVEGLGCCTMGAPLEIKEEVDKFLGVDKLPEYQRGELELLCGVVIGYPDHNPPKAPRQTEGRVFWLS